In the genome of Croceimicrobium hydrocarbonivorans, one region contains:
- a CDS encoding WD40/YVTN/BNR-like repeat-containing protein, translated as MMNKALLLISLFSLSALSLNGQNEDFSLFQCPDSSNNFRALSVLNDSSIWLASDQSQVWYFNLPNHWENRSPKGYEGVLWRDIEAIDDSTAIILSAGSPALILRTENAGQSWQECFRDDSPSIFFDAFDFWDAQRGLAFADAQESHITIIETKDGGKSWQKWDTIPELKVSPKQGGFAASGTCLHCFGQDSWAIVLGGSQARILGKHKGQSLKAFLAMNDGGASKGAFSIDAKNADTLLIGGGDYRADSLSKQSLLWSIDTGKSWEPVPFPKPLSQRYWSCVKWQGSHIVLCSRFGMAYSFDNGKNWLYSSEGFYTCQGPWLSGPKGRIARFNFAYK; from the coding sequence ATGATGAATAAAGCCTTGCTGCTCATTTCCCTGTTTAGTCTTTCGGCTTTAAGCCTGAATGGCCAAAATGAAGATTTCAGTCTTTTTCAATGTCCCGATTCTAGTAATAATTTTCGTGCACTATCAGTGCTAAACGACAGTAGTATCTGGCTGGCCAGTGATCAGTCCCAGGTATGGTATTTTAATTTGCCTAATCATTGGGAGAACCGCAGTCCCAAAGGCTATGAAGGAGTGCTATGGCGTGATATCGAAGCAATCGACGACTCCACGGCTATCATTCTCAGTGCGGGTTCACCAGCTTTGATATTGCGAACCGAAAATGCGGGGCAGAGCTGGCAAGAATGCTTTAGAGACGACAGTCCCAGTATTTTTTTTGATGCCTTTGATTTTTGGGATGCCCAAAGAGGTTTAGCTTTCGCGGATGCGCAAGAATCTCATATCACTATTATCGAAACTAAGGATGGCGGTAAAAGCTGGCAAAAATGGGATACTATCCCCGAATTAAAAGTAAGTCCAAAGCAAGGCGGTTTTGCCGCTTCCGGTACCTGCCTACATTGTTTTGGTCAAGATTCATGGGCCATTGTTTTGGGTGGAAGCCAAGCTCGAATTTTAGGCAAGCATAAGGGGCAATCGCTTAAAGCTTTCTTAGCCATGAATGATGGAGGAGCATCTAAGGGAGCATTTAGTATTGATGCGAAAAACGCTGATACCCTCTTAATTGGCGGCGGAGATTATCGCGCTGATTCTTTATCCAAGCAAAGCTTGCTTTGGTCTATAGATACCGGAAAAAGCTGGGAGCCTGTTCCATTTCCTAAACCTTTAAGTCAACGCTACTGGTCTTGCGTAAAATGGCAAGGATCGCATATTGTGCTATGCTCACGCTTTGGAATGGCCTATTCCTTTGATAATGGTAAGAACTGGCTGTATAGCTCCGAAGGTTTTTATACTTGCCAGGGGCCATGGTTAAGCGGTCCTAAGGGACGTATCGCCCGCTTTAATTTCGCTTATAAATAA
- the fahA gene encoding fumarylacetoacetase, producing MLTANDPSRKSWIEVPTGSDFPIQNLPFGVFLANDDHVSIGSRIGNTAIDLAALHQLGYFEGIILPEDVFLQDTLNDFITLGKPTIRQVRNRLAEIFDVNNDQLQSNADQREVVLFPVEELQMLMPVFIQDYTDFYSSREHATNVGIMFRGKENALMPNWLHLPVGYHGRSSSIIVSGENIHRPMGQMLPPGAEAPVFGPSKAMDFELEMGFITTDGKPLGDRISTGEAEDYLFGMVIFNDWSARDLQRWEYVPLGPFLGKNFGSSISPWVVTFDALEPYRTARPKQEEPKPLPYLECAPNTSYDIQLEVYLQPEGGEENLISESNHKYLYWTMVQQLAHHTVNGCNINAGDLMASGTISGPEPKNYGSMLELSWKGDKPLKLSDGSERKYLLDGDTVIMKAFCDNGTQRIGFGEVRSKILPAKA from the coding sequence ATGCTCACAGCAAACGACCCGTCGCGTAAGTCTTGGATTGAAGTTCCAACAGGCAGCGACTTTCCTATACAAAACCTTCCCTTCGGCGTTTTTTTAGCGAATGATGATCATGTATCGATCGGCAGTCGTATTGGGAATACAGCTATTGATTTAGCCGCCCTTCATCAACTAGGCTATTTTGAAGGCATCATTCTTCCAGAGGATGTGTTCTTGCAAGATACGCTCAACGACTTTATCACTCTGGGAAAACCTACCATCCGCCAGGTTCGCAATCGACTTGCGGAAATCTTTGATGTAAACAACGATCAATTGCAATCCAATGCAGATCAGCGTGAGGTGGTGCTCTTCCCGGTAGAGGAATTGCAAATGTTGATGCCGGTATTCATTCAGGATTATACCGATTTCTATTCCAGTCGTGAGCATGCCACCAATGTGGGGATTATGTTCCGTGGTAAAGAAAATGCCTTGATGCCCAACTGGTTGCATTTACCGGTAGGATATCATGGTCGTAGCTCTTCCATTATTGTATCCGGAGAAAATATTCATCGCCCCATGGGTCAGATGTTACCTCCCGGAGCCGAAGCACCGGTATTTGGGCCATCTAAAGCAATGGACTTCGAATTGGAGATGGGCTTTATCACTACCGATGGTAAGCCTTTAGGAGACCGCATCAGCACCGGTGAAGCTGAAGATTATCTTTTTGGAATGGTGATCTTTAATGACTGGAGTGCACGTGATTTACAGCGTTGGGAATACGTGCCTTTAGGACCATTCTTAGGAAAGAACTTCGGATCTTCTATCTCTCCCTGGGTGGTAACTTTTGATGCTTTGGAGCCTTATCGTACGGCCCGTCCTAAGCAAGAAGAGCCCAAGCCTCTGCCCTATTTAGAATGTGCTCCCAATACTTCTTACGATATCCAATTGGAAGTATACTTGCAGCCGGAAGGTGGTGAAGAAAACCTGATTTCGGAGAGTAATCATAAGTACTTGTATTGGACCATGGTGCAGCAATTAGCCCATCATACGGTAAACGGCTGTAATATTAATGCCGGGGATTTAATGGCTAGTGGAACCATTTCTGGACCTGAGCCTAAAAATTATGGCTCTATGCTCGAATTAAGCTGGAAGGGTGATAAGCCTTTAAAATTGAGCGATGGCAGCGAACGTAAATACCTTTTGGATGGTGATACGGTTATCATGAAAGCTTTCTGCGACAACGGAACCCAGCGTATTGGCTTTGGTGAAGTACGCAGTAAAATCCTACCCGCGAAAGCATAA
- the proB gene encoding glutamate 5-kinase → MGESRDHSHVKRVVVKVGTNVMTNKDNRIVSPILRGLVDQIAELYERDIMTILVSSGSVIAGMEVMDSTIDDPTIRRQVFSAIGQPRMMRHYYSIFHEYGMRCAQVLATKRDFSPGKHRENMINCYEGLLSQGVIPIANEDDAVSLSMSMFSDNDELASLVAELLNADMLILLTDTDGLYTGHPDDEDSRLIRNVTTDQNVEQYIQETNKGEAEGRGGMESKLGVAKETAKKDIPTFIANGKRAGVIVDLVDGKEIGTRIID, encoded by the coding sequence ATGGGTGAATCAAGAGATCATTCCCACGTAAAACGCGTGGTAGTTAAAGTGGGTACCAATGTGATGACCAATAAGGACAATCGCATTGTAAGCCCTATTCTACGAGGTTTGGTGGATCAGATCGCAGAACTTTATGAACGCGATATAATGACCATTTTGGTGAGCTCCGGTTCGGTAATCGCCGGGATGGAAGTAATGGACAGTACTATTGATGATCCCACTATCCGCCGACAGGTTTTTTCGGCTATTGGTCAGCCGCGAATGATGCGTCACTACTACAGTATTTTCCACGAATACGGTATGCGTTGCGCTCAGGTATTGGCTACCAAGCGGGATTTTAGCCCCGGTAAGCACCGCGAAAACATGATCAACTGTTATGAAGGCCTGCTTTCTCAGGGCGTAATTCCCATTGCCAATGAAGATGATGCGGTAAGCCTGAGCATGAGCATGTTTAGCGATAATGATGAGTTGGCCAGTTTAGTGGCAGAGCTCTTAAATGCGGATATGCTTATTCTTTTAACCGATACCGATGGATTATATACCGGTCATCCGGATGATGAGGATAGTCGCTTGATTCGCAATGTAACTACCGATCAAAATGTGGAGCAATACATCCAGGAAACCAATAAAGGAGAAGCCGAAGGTCGTGGCGGGATGGAAAGCAAATTAGGTGTAGCCAAAGAAACCGCGAAAAAGGACATTCCCACCTTTATTGCCAATGGTAAACGCGCTGGCGTGATCGTAGACCTCGTGGATGGTAAGGAAATAGGAACTCGAATTATTGACTAG
- the proC gene encoding pyrroline-5-carboxylate reductase has protein sequence MKVLVIGAGNMGLAYAESIAKSEHLKKGDLLISDNAPEKTQELRKKSHFEVYDDIADCAPLADIIFIAVKPYHIDELFTKLKKHMVEDQIVISIMAGVTIKTIQDHLNIKKVVRAMPNLPAQVGKGLTSFTASDEVSRLELSTVESLLDTTGRSVRLDSENDIDASTGISGSGPAYVFYFMQSMLEAALDMGFSDYDSKVLVSTTFEGAIELFKRNKLTPEKWMDKVASEGGTTRAALDSMEDNNVKDLIKEAAYAAFNRAVELGKES, from the coding sequence ATGAAAGTATTAGTTATAGGCGCGGGCAATATGGGCCTCGCCTACGCAGAATCTATTGCCAAATCCGAACACCTAAAAAAAGGAGATCTGCTGATTTCCGACAATGCCCCTGAGAAAACCCAGGAGCTGCGTAAAAAAAGTCACTTTGAAGTTTATGATGATATCGCCGACTGTGCCCCCTTGGCGGATATCATTTTTATAGCGGTAAAACCCTATCATATTGATGAGCTTTTCACTAAACTGAAAAAACACATGGTGGAGGATCAAATCGTGATTTCCATTATGGCGGGGGTTACCATCAAAACCATCCAAGACCATTTGAATATTAAAAAAGTAGTGCGGGCGATGCCCAATTTACCGGCCCAAGTAGGGAAGGGCTTAACCTCCTTTACCGCCTCGGATGAAGTTTCCCGCCTGGAGCTTTCTACCGTAGAGAGCTTACTCGATACTACTGGTCGTTCCGTGCGTCTCGACAGTGAAAATGATATTGATGCTTCTACTGGTATTTCCGGTTCTGGACCGGCCTATGTATTCTATTTTATGCAGAGTATGCTGGAAGCTGCTTTAGACATGGGTTTTAGTGATTACGATTCTAAGGTATTGGTTAGCACCACCTTCGAAGGAGCGATTGAGCTATTTAAACGCAATAAGCTGACCCCAGAGAAATGGATGGACAAGGTAGCCTCCGAAGGAGGAACCACTCGAGCCGCCCTCGATTCCATGGAGGACAATAATGTGAAAGATTTGATTAAAGAAGCGGCTTATGCTGCCTTTAATCGTGCCGTTGAACTGGGTAAAGAATCATAA
- a CDS encoding alpha-amylase family glycosyl hydrolase: MKVFKYLSLAACLSFIACSKDEDPIKSNVTLPDPEPVDDGFYGQPFNGMPTDVNDLVLYEVNIRAFSADGDLDGVTAQLDSIQKMGVNVLWLMPIYPVGQVNSINSPYCVRDYTGVASEYGSLEDLRELVDAAHQRGMSVILDYVANHTSWDHPWITEHPDWYTQDGNGNIVIPPGTNWQDVADLNFEVDFMQLAQIESLKYWIREANIDGFRCDYANGVPFEFWQRAIDSLEAYHRTKLLMLAEGDRFNHLIAGFDLRFSWAAYAKLKEVFADGHAASELSTLHQNEYNVIVGNQGILRFSTNHDESAWDATPVQLFGSQQSAVAAMVATTYLGGVPLIYSSQEVGRNRTLAFFSNDPIDWSANPEVKKQYQQFMQIYASEAAAKVQTITDYSSQDVLAFTKTKDGEELLVLVNCRNNAVSYNVDAGLSAGNWTDLMNGQSLQLNSTLNLNAGAYFIYKRN; encoded by the coding sequence TTGAAAGTATTTAAATATCTAAGTCTGGCTGCATGCCTCAGCTTCATTGCCTGTTCAAAGGATGAAGATCCTATTAAGTCTAATGTCACTCTTCCCGATCCAGAACCCGTAGATGATGGTTTTTACGGTCAGCCATTCAATGGCATGCCCACCGATGTAAATGATCTGGTTTTATATGAGGTAAATATTCGTGCCTTTTCGGCGGATGGCGATTTAGATGGCGTTACCGCGCAATTGGATAGCATTCAAAAAATGGGGGTTAATGTGCTATGGCTCATGCCGATTTATCCGGTTGGGCAAGTTAACAGCATCAACTCACCCTATTGTGTACGCGATTATACGGGAGTAGCCAGTGAATATGGCAGTTTAGAAGATCTGCGCGAATTGGTAGATGCCGCCCATCAAAGAGGGATGTCGGTAATTCTCGATTATGTAGCCAATCATACTTCCTGGGATCATCCCTGGATCACGGAGCATCCGGATTGGTATACCCAGGATGGCAATGGTAATATTGTAATTCCTCCGGGCACCAATTGGCAAGATGTGGCCGACCTCAATTTTGAAGTCGATTTCATGCAATTGGCGCAAATTGAAAGCTTGAAATACTGGATTCGGGAGGCTAATATTGATGGTTTCCGCTGCGATTATGCCAATGGAGTTCCTTTCGAATTTTGGCAAAGAGCCATTGACTCCTTAGAGGCTTATCATCGCACTAAGCTTCTAATGCTGGCCGAGGGTGATCGCTTTAATCATCTCATTGCCGGATTTGATCTGCGCTTTAGCTGGGCCGCTTATGCCAAATTAAAGGAGGTATTTGCCGATGGCCATGCGGCTAGCGAACTCAGTACTCTGCATCAAAACGAGTACAATGTCATTGTAGGCAATCAAGGGATTTTACGCTTTAGCACCAATCATGATGAATCTGCTTGGGACGCCACCCCTGTGCAGCTCTTTGGCAGTCAGCAGAGTGCGGTAGCAGCCATGGTCGCCACCACTTATTTAGGCGGGGTGCCACTCATTTACAGCAGTCAGGAAGTAGGTCGCAACCGTACTCTAGCCTTTTTCAGTAATGATCCTATCGACTGGAGTGCTAATCCTGAGGTGAAAAAGCAGTACCAGCAGTTCATGCAGATTTATGCCTCTGAAGCCGCAGCCAAGGTGCAGACGATTACGGATTACAGCTCCCAGGATGTATTGGCTTTTACCAAGACAAAGGATGGCGAAGAATTGCTGGTGCTGGTTAACTGCCGCAATAATGCAGTGAGCTATAATGTGGATGCGGGATTAAGCGCTGGCAATTGGACCGACCTTATGAACGGACAAAGCCTACAGCTTAATTCTACTTTGAACTTAAATGCCGGCGCCTACTTTATTTATAAGCGAAATTAA
- a CDS encoding methyltransferase domain-containing protein yields MKLDQAYWEQCYVNHQSPWDMGSASTPLISYLEKQNRDASIFIPGAGRAWEVDWMLEQGFTDITVIDLSSTALQEAMERIPHSDQVKWIEGNFFEHIGHYDLIMEQTFFCALDPQLRPDYALKMKSLLKEGGKLFGLLFNFPLSTEGPPFGGSKAEYLNLFQSQFKIHHLEICYNSIKPRAGREFFLELEA; encoded by the coding sequence ATGAAATTAGATCAGGCTTATTGGGAGCAATGCTATGTAAATCATCAAAGCCCTTGGGATATGGGCAGTGCTTCTACTCCACTTATTAGTTATTTGGAAAAGCAAAACCGCGATGCTTCGATCTTTATTCCCGGAGCTGGTAGGGCCTGGGAAGTAGATTGGATGCTGGAACAGGGATTTACTGACATAACTGTTATCGACCTTAGTAGTACTGCCTTGCAGGAAGCAATGGAACGGATTCCTCATTCAGACCAAGTGAAATGGATTGAAGGCAATTTCTTCGAACATATCGGGCACTACGATTTAATCATGGAACAAACCTTTTTCTGTGCTCTGGATCCGCAATTACGTCCGGACTATGCTTTAAAAATGAAATCTCTATTAAAAGAGGGCGGAAAATTATTTGGCTTGCTTTTCAATTTCCCATTAAGCACGGAAGGCCCGCCCTTTGGGGGCTCCAAGGCCGAATACCTTAATTTGTTTCAAAGTCAATTCAAGATTCATCATCTGGAAATCTGCTATAATTCAATTAAGCCCAGAGCGGGCCGTGAATTTTTCCTAGAGCTGGAAGCTTGA
- a CDS encoding sterol desaturase family protein: MTWYWIALIVFATFWFMEFVAWFAHKYVMHGFLWKLHEDHHVKEPGFFERNDTFFLIFAIPSWLCIMLGMMAGSWIAPSIGAGIAVYGLAYFLVHEVFIHRRFKWFKNSDNLYLAAILRAHKMHHKHLGKEEGESFGMLIIHPKYLRAEREARKRKRAKSSGMAQTSLS, from the coding sequence ATGACCTGGTACTGGATTGCTTTAATCGTATTTGCCACCTTTTGGTTTATGGAATTTGTGGCTTGGTTTGCCCATAAATACGTGATGCATGGATTTTTATGGAAACTCCATGAGGATCATCACGTTAAGGAGCCTGGTTTCTTTGAACGCAATGATACCTTCTTTCTCATTTTTGCCATTCCATCCTGGCTGTGCATTATGCTGGGGATGATGGCCGGCTCCTGGATTGCGCCTTCAATTGGAGCAGGGATCGCCGTATATGGCTTGGCCTATTTTCTTGTGCATGAGGTTTTTATTCACCGCCGCTTTAAATGGTTCAAAAACAGCGATAACCTCTATTTGGCAGCCATTTTACGAGCCCATAAAATGCATCATAAGCATCTGGGAAAAGAAGAAGGGGAAAGCTTTGGTATGCTAATCATTCATCCCAAATACCTGCGCGCCGAGCGGGAAGCACGTAAGCGAAAAAGAGCCAAAAGCAGCGGAATGGCCCAGACCAGTCTTAGCTAA
- a CDS encoding phosphoribosyltransferase family protein: MGGSTEVLNHKQVEDRIQRIAWQIYEEFHNEKEVVLAGIADRGFYLAQKLYEHLQEIADIEIRISKLSFDKDHPLDTEYQMEPAMDLNDRNIVLVDDVLKSGGTLIYGVRYFLDYPIKAMKTVVLVDRNHKRYPVKADFKGLSLSTSMQEHVNVQIEEAPYSVRVS; encoded by the coding sequence ATGGGCGGCAGTACCGAGGTTTTAAACCACAAGCAAGTTGAAGATCGTATCCAACGCATAGCCTGGCAGATCTACGAAGAGTTCCACAATGAAAAGGAAGTCGTATTGGCGGGCATTGCCGACCGCGGTTTTTATTTAGCTCAAAAGCTATATGAGCATTTGCAAGAGATTGCCGATATCGAAATCCGCATTAGTAAACTGAGCTTCGATAAGGATCATCCTCTGGATACCGAGTATCAAATGGAGCCTGCCATGGATCTCAATGATCGCAATATCGTTTTGGTGGATGATGTTTTAAAATCTGGCGGTACCCTTATTTACGGTGTACGCTATTTCCTTGATTATCCGATTAAAGCCATGAAAACCGTGGTGTTGGTAGATCGCAATCATAAGCGCTATCCGGTGAAAGCCGATTTTAAAGGCCTTTCCTTATCTACCTCCATGCAGGAGCATGTGAATGTACAGATCGAAGAAGCGCCTTATTCCGTGCGTGTTAGCTAA
- a CDS encoding glutamate-5-semialdehyde dehydrogenase, giving the protein MELLDTNLKNQVLASMMRIIDEDRKIILAANQKDLDAFDRDDQALYDRLVLDDQKIEGMIQALEQVKGQEDPVGLVKEEREIENGLRILNKTAPFGTIMIIYESRPDVTIEAAVLAFKANNRILLKGGKEALHSNLALVDCWHKALAENNLDKDWIQFLQMNRQEIQDFLRKPDQQLDLIVPRGGERLIQFVKEHATCAVLVSGRGNNFAYLAQDADPEKSIRVLLNAKTHKISACNALDKILIHREHPHLPALVAKLQSELQKAGVEIWADDSSKKLLPEAKLVEDQAIWYEEFLALKAVIALVDDDAEAIHKINRYSGGHSATILTEDGQLAQKFMEQVDGAAVYHNASTRFTDGGAMGVGAELAISTDKLHHRGPLGLKQLVTNKYYVYGDGQVRV; this is encoded by the coding sequence ATGGAATTACTCGATACAAATTTGAAGAATCAGGTATTAGCCAGTATGATGCGCATCATTGATGAAGATCGCAAAATCATACTCGCGGCAAATCAAAAGGATTTAGATGCCTTTGATCGTGATGATCAGGCCTTGTACGATCGATTGGTTTTAGATGATCAAAAGATAGAAGGCATGATTCAAGCTCTGGAGCAAGTGAAAGGGCAAGAAGATCCGGTGGGATTGGTGAAGGAAGAGCGCGAGATTGAAAATGGATTGCGCATCCTCAATAAAACTGCTCCCTTTGGTACTATTATGATCATTTATGAGAGTCGCCCGGATGTAACCATCGAAGCGGCCGTGCTGGCCTTTAAAGCCAATAACCGCATTCTCTTAAAAGGGGGTAAGGAGGCCTTGCACAGCAATTTAGCTTTGGTGGATTGCTGGCATAAAGCTTTGGCTGAAAACAATTTAGATAAAGATTGGATTCAGTTTTTACAGATGAATCGCCAAGAAATCCAGGACTTCTTGCGTAAACCCGATCAACAATTGGATTTAATTGTTCCCCGAGGGGGAGAGCGCTTAATACAATTTGTGAAGGAACATGCCACCTGCGCTGTATTGGTTAGCGGACGCGGAAATAACTTTGCCTATTTGGCACAAGATGCCGATCCTGAGAAAAGCATTCGCGTTTTACTAAATGCCAAGACCCACAAGATTTCGGCTTGCAATGCTTTGGATAAAATCTTGATTCATAGAGAACACCCACATTTACCTGCGCTGGTAGCTAAACTGCAAAGTGAATTGCAGAAGGCCGGAGTAGAAATTTGGGCCGATGATAGCAGCAAGAAGCTATTGCCTGAAGCCAAACTAGTGGAAGATCAAGCCATTTGGTATGAAGAGTTTTTAGCCCTAAAAGCCGTGATTGCCCTGGTGGATGATGATGCCGAGGCTATTCATAAGATTAATCGGTATTCGGGTGGCCACTCTGCGACCATTCTTACCGAAGATGGACAGCTTGCTCAAAAATTTATGGAGCAGGTAGATGGCGCTGCTGTATACCACAATGCCTCCACGCGCTTTACCGATGGGGGAGCGATGGGCGTAGGCGCCGAATTAGCGATAAGTACCGATAAACTGCATCACCGCGGACCCTTAGGCTTAAAGCAATTGGTGACCAATAAATACTATGTATATGGCGATGGCCAGGTGCGGGTATAA
- a CDS encoding carotenoid biosynthesis protein, whose translation MQTSFQLLSRKYGLGLLAFVHFFGIWVISYGDRDFFAGFTPLNLILAALLFFGASSKQELPKLGIYAMLCIGIGYGVEVLGTQTGIPFGNYAYLHNLGPKLIAVPLLIGVNWFLLAYSSALWAKRWSSSKLVRILIGAALMVGLDFFIEPLCTELGFWQWEGNKIPPQNYLAWFGVAMLMQALFIRLKLEADQALARWYLVLIALFFMMLNILI comes from the coding sequence ATGCAAACTAGCTTTCAGCTATTAAGCCGTAAATACGGATTGGGACTATTGGCCTTTGTGCACTTCTTCGGTATTTGGGTTATCAGCTATGGCGATCGTGATTTTTTTGCCGGCTTTACCCCTCTAAACTTAATCTTAGCGGCTCTGCTCTTTTTTGGGGCCAGCAGCAAGCAGGAACTGCCCAAGCTAGGAATCTATGCCATGCTCTGCATTGGGATTGGCTATGGAGTAGAAGTATTGGGCACCCAAACAGGTATTCCATTTGGTAATTATGCCTATCTGCATAATTTGGGACCTAAACTGATTGCGGTGCCCTTATTAATTGGGGTAAACTGGTTTCTTTTGGCCTATAGTTCTGCTTTATGGGCAAAGCGCTGGAGTTCATCTAAATTAGTCAGAATATTAATCGGTGCGGCCTTAATGGTGGGCCTTGACTTCTTTATTGAACCCCTTTGTACCGAATTAGGGTTTTGGCAATGGGAAGGAAATAAGATTCCACCACAGAACTATTTAGCTTGGTTTGGGGTTGCTATGCTAATGCAAGCTTTGTTTATCCGTCTCAAGCTTGAAGCGGATCAGGCCTTAGCTCGCTGGTATTTAGTTTTGATAGCCCTATTTTTCATGATGCTCAATATCTTAATATGA
- a CDS encoding pirin family protein, protein MKNSLLIKADSRGHANHGWLDTNHTFSFANYYNPERMHFGVLRVINDDYIAAGAGFGTHPHENMEIITIPFEGDLEHKDSMGHKEVIKHGDVQVMSAGTGIYHSEYNANKDKAVKLFQIWVFPDKRNVEPRYDQITLDTSKMKNQFMQILSPNPEDDGVWIHQNAWFDMGDFEAGKKLNHKLRAPQSNGVYAMVVDGKFKINGQELEYRDGLGLWEINEIEIESLEKGRLLLMEVPMQLN, encoded by the coding sequence ATGAAAAACTCACTTTTAATTAAAGCCGATTCCCGCGGTCATGCTAATCATGGCTGGCTAGACACTAATCATACCTTCAGTTTCGCTAATTATTACAATCCGGAGCGCATGCATTTTGGCGTCTTAAGGGTTATTAATGACGATTATATCGCCGCTGGAGCAGGATTCGGAACGCATCCCCATGAAAACATGGAAATCATCACCATACCCTTTGAAGGCGATTTGGAACATAAAGATTCCATGGGCCATAAGGAAGTAATTAAACACGGTGATGTGCAGGTAATGAGCGCTGGTACCGGGATTTACCACAGTGAATACAATGCGAATAAAGACAAAGCCGTAAAGCTTTTCCAGATTTGGGTTTTTCCAGATAAACGCAATGTAGAACCACGCTACGATCAGATTACTCTGGACACCAGTAAAATGAAAAATCAGTTTATGCAGATCCTGTCTCCCAATCCTGAGGATGATGGTGTTTGGATTCACCAGAATGCCTGGTTTGATATGGGTGATTTTGAAGCTGGGAAAAAGCTAAATCACAAGCTCCGCGCTCCACAGAGCAATGGTGTTTATGCCATGGTAGTTGATGGTAAATTCAAGATTAATGGTCAAGAATTAGAATACCGCGATGGCCTGGGCCTCTGGGAAATTAATGAGATTGAAATTGAAAGTCTCGAAAAAGGCCGACTACTATTAATGGAAGTCCCCATGCAATTGAACTAA